The Vicinamibacteria bacterium genome includes a window with the following:
- a CDS encoding protein kinase, with translation MIGRTLSHYRILEKLGSGGMGDVYLAEDIELDRKIALKVLPPELAESEERRARFQREAKALAALNHPNIVTVFSVEKADSVHFITMELVKGKTLTKLIPKRGLALDKFFEIAIPLAEAVSAAHGQGIIHRDLKPDNVIMTEEGRLKVLDFGLARPTRGFVEAGKPSELPTQARTEAGAIVGTVHYKSPEQA, from the coding sequence AAGCTCGGCTCGGGCGGCATGGGGGACGTCTACCTCGCCGAGGACATCGAGCTCGACCGCAAGATTGCTCTCAAAGTCCTCCCGCCCGAGCTCGCCGAGAGCGAGGAGCGACGCGCCCGGTTCCAGCGCGAGGCGAAAGCTCTCGCCGCTCTCAACCATCCCAACATCGTCACGGTCTTCTCGGTCGAGAAAGCCGACTCCGTGCACTTCATCACGATGGAGTTGGTGAAAGGAAAGACGCTCACCAAGCTGATCCCCAAGAGAGGCCTCGCGCTCGATAAGTTTTTCGAGATCGCGATCCCGCTGGCCGAAGCCGTGAGCGCCGCCCACGGGCAAGGCATCATCCATCGCGATCTGAAGCCCGACAACGTGATAATGACGGAAGAGGGCCGGTTGAAGGTGCTCGACTTCGGTCTGGCCAGACCGACCAGAGGTTTCGTCGAGGCGGGAAAGCCGAGCGAGCTTCCCACCCAGGCGAGAACCGAAGCGGGCGCGATCGTGGGAACCGTTCACTACAAGTCCCCTGAGCAGGC